One region of Catenuloplanes indicus genomic DNA includes:
- a CDS encoding alpha,alpha-trehalose-phosphate synthase (UDP-forming), translated as MRQSSLVVVANRLPVDDNIAPDGACEWRRSPGGLVSALHAILEHTTATWVGWAGTTGPAPELPDIGGISMRPVPLSEDDFAHFYEGFANSTLWPLFHDAVEQPTYHRSWWDAYQRVNRRFAEAAAEVAAENAVVWVQDYHLQLVPALLRELRPDLLIGFFMHVPFPPPELFMQLPRRAELLRGLLGADLVGFQRAQAAHNFAQLCTKVLGLPATDRRIAVGERFVRTGAFPVSIDVAEMEALSGRPDVQARARQIRTDLGDPKYVLLSVDRLDYTKGIEHRLKAYSELLEDGLVKVRDTVMVQVAVPSRERVEHYAILRDRVEREVGRINGEFGRVGEPAIHYLNQQFDRSELAALYQAADVMVVTPLRDGMNLVAKEYVAARVDGGGVLVLSEFAGAADELDRAFLVNPHDLEGLKRSLIDAIDCPKPELAERMSAMRTHLRDHDIRDWARNYLTALENTGTLADRLTA; from the coding sequence ATGCGTCAAAGCTCGCTCGTGGTGGTGGCCAACCGGCTGCCGGTCGACGACAACATCGCCCCGGACGGGGCCTGCGAGTGGCGGCGAAGTCCGGGCGGGCTGGTCAGTGCGCTGCACGCGATCCTCGAGCACACGACCGCGACCTGGGTGGGCTGGGCCGGCACGACCGGCCCGGCGCCGGAGCTGCCGGACATCGGCGGTATCAGCATGCGCCCGGTCCCGCTCAGCGAGGACGATTTCGCGCACTTCTACGAGGGCTTCGCGAACTCGACGCTCTGGCCGCTGTTCCACGACGCGGTGGAGCAGCCGACCTACCACCGCAGCTGGTGGGATGCGTACCAGCGGGTCAATCGGCGCTTCGCGGAGGCCGCGGCCGAGGTCGCGGCGGAGAACGCGGTGGTCTGGGTGCAGGACTACCACCTGCAGCTGGTGCCGGCGCTGCTCCGCGAGCTGCGGCCGGACCTGCTGATCGGGTTCTTCATGCACGTGCCGTTCCCGCCGCCGGAGCTGTTCATGCAGCTGCCGCGCCGCGCGGAGCTGCTGCGCGGGCTGCTCGGCGCGGACCTGGTGGGCTTCCAGCGCGCGCAGGCCGCGCACAACTTCGCGCAGCTCTGCACGAAGGTGCTGGGCCTGCCGGCCACCGACCGGCGGATCGCGGTCGGCGAGCGTTTCGTGCGGACCGGCGCGTTCCCGGTCTCGATCGACGTGGCCGAGATGGAGGCGCTGTCCGGCCGGCCGGACGTGCAGGCCCGGGCCCGGCAGATCCGCACCGACCTGGGCGATCCGAAGTACGTGCTGCTCAGCGTGGACCGGCTGGACTACACCAAGGGTATCGAGCACCGGCTCAAGGCGTACAGCGAGCTGCTGGAGGACGGCCTGGTCAAGGTGCGGGACACCGTGATGGTGCAGGTCGCGGTGCCGAGCCGGGAGCGGGTCGAGCACTACGCGATCCTGCGCGACCGGGTGGAGCGCGAGGTCGGCCGGATCAACGGCGAGTTCGGCCGGGTCGGCGAGCCCGCGATCCACTACCTGAACCAGCAGTTCGACCGGTCCGAGCTGGCCGCGCTCTACCAGGCCGCGGACGTGATGGTGGTGACGCCGCTGCGCGACGGGATGAACCTGGTCGCGAAGGAGTACGTGGCCGCCCGGGTGGACGGCGGCGGCGTGCTGGTGCTCTCCGAGTTCGCCGGTGCGGCCGACGAACTGGACCGCGCGTTCCTGGTCAACCCGCACGACCTGGAGGGGTTGAAGCGGTCGCTGATCGACGCGATCGACTGCCCGAAGCCGGAACTGGCCGAGCGGATGAGCGCGATGCGCACCCACCTCCGCGACCACGACATCCGCGACTGGGCGCGCAACTACCTGACCGCGCTGGAGAACACCGGCACGCTGGCCGACCGGCTCACCGCCTGA
- a CDS encoding flavin-containing monooxygenase: MPSSTEFDSASSPVYDRGDDTVCVIGAGLSGLAAVKNLKEHGFGVDCYERETTVGGAWNWRNDRSPMFASTHLISSRTTTEFPDFPMPDDWPDYPDHARYLTYLERYADHFGLRPHVWFGTEVVSVRPADEAGRWDVTTQSTGRAGGTRTHRYLAVVVANGHNWAPRMPRIDGLDDYRGKVIHASGYKDPAELRGRKVLVVGGGNTGADLAVEAGAQAARTWHSTRRGYWYTPKYLLGRPADQLHARTQGLPLRVRQWLHRLLVTKTAGDPARFGLPVPDHRPYESHPVLNGQLLPAIGHGDITPVPDVARFHRTEVELTDGRTIDPDLVVFATGYQPRFEFLDPALTGTDADGRPHLLLHAFAPRHPTLAVAGLLQPDSGLGPLVHWQAVAFARWLRLRAADPDRAARVWQRLQAEADRPLTATRVTGSPRHWFEVGYRNYLTALQRLLDETEVPA; this comes from the coding sequence GTGCCCAGCTCCACCGAGTTCGACAGCGCGTCCAGTCCCGTCTACGACCGGGGGGACGACACGGTCTGCGTGATCGGTGCCGGGCTGAGCGGTCTCGCGGCCGTGAAGAACCTGAAGGAGCACGGTTTCGGCGTCGACTGCTACGAGCGGGAGACCACCGTCGGCGGCGCATGGAACTGGCGGAACGACCGCAGCCCGATGTTCGCCAGCACGCACCTGATCTCGTCCCGGACGACCACGGAGTTCCCGGACTTCCCGATGCCGGACGACTGGCCGGACTACCCGGACCACGCCCGCTACCTGACCTATCTGGAGCGCTACGCCGACCACTTCGGCCTGCGTCCGCACGTCTGGTTCGGCACCGAGGTCGTCTCCGTACGGCCCGCCGACGAGGCCGGCCGCTGGGACGTGACCACACAGAGCACCGGCCGGGCCGGCGGCACCCGCACCCACCGCTACCTCGCGGTCGTGGTGGCGAACGGGCACAACTGGGCGCCGCGCATGCCGCGGATCGACGGCCTGGACGACTACCGCGGCAAGGTCATCCACGCGTCCGGCTACAAGGATCCGGCGGAGCTGCGCGGGCGGAAGGTACTGGTGGTCGGCGGCGGCAACACCGGCGCGGACCTTGCGGTCGAGGCCGGCGCGCAGGCCGCCCGCACGTGGCACTCGACCCGGCGCGGGTACTGGTACACGCCGAAGTACCTGCTCGGCCGCCCGGCCGACCAGCTGCACGCGCGCACCCAGGGCCTGCCGCTGCGGGTGCGGCAGTGGCTGCACCGGCTGCTGGTCACGAAGACGGCCGGTGACCCGGCCCGGTTCGGGCTGCCGGTGCCGGACCACCGGCCCTACGAGTCGCACCCGGTGCTCAACGGCCAGCTGCTGCCCGCGATCGGGCACGGCGACATCACGCCGGTGCCGGACGTGGCCCGGTTCCACCGCACCGAGGTCGAGCTGACCGACGGCAGGACGATCGACCCGGATCTGGTGGTGTTCGCGACCGGCTACCAGCCCCGGTTCGAGTTCCTGGACCCGGCGCTGACCGGCACGGACGCGGACGGCCGCCCGCACCTGCTGCTGCACGCGTTCGCGCCGCGGCATCCCACGCTCGCGGTGGCCGGGCTGCTCCAGCCGGACTCCGGCCTGGGCCCACTGGTGCACTGGCAGGCGGTGGCGTTCGCGCGCTGGCTCCGGTTGCGCGCCGCCGACCCGGACCGGGCCGCCCGCGTGTGGCAGCGCCTGCAGGCCGAGGCGGACCGGCCGCTCACCGCGACCCGGGTCACCGGCTCGCCGCGGCACTGGTTCGAGGTCGGCTACCGCAACTACCTGACGGCCCTGCAACGGCTGCTGGACGAGACGGAGGTGCCGGCGTGA
- a CDS encoding adenylate/guanylate cyclase domain-containing protein, whose amino-acid sequence MGPVCLACGRAAAPDDRFCGGCGASLQTSCVHCGRAHQSGVLYCTGCGRPLTDAQPVVQEERRRISVLFIDLVGFTPYTERIDPEQVRIMQNDYFSSVRRIVRQYGGVVEKYIGDAVMVLFGAPVATEADPLRSVRAGLELQRVLPKQGRAQQAGLRFRVGITTGEALVNLTAAHDGGQAIVAGDLVNTASRLQAAAPVDGVLTDDETYQATKNEIEYVSQPTTTLRGRSRPSDVWLAVAPRPPRPAGAEREQTPMVDREHELALLVNALRRTVSSRTPQLVTIFGSAGIGKSRLLRELARHAGRITGEQVCWRVGQCRPFGENVTYAALADIVKAQAGILDTDDEATARRRLGDALAGLTSTEDAQRLADALGPLLGLPGTRLTPGESESAWRRFIVRFSSGQATVLVFEDLHWADAPMLRFIESLGAATRRIPLLIVCTARPELRERYPQWTSAMTGTTSISLPPMRESDISTMYSLMFGKAAFTPDLLAPLVELADGNPLYAHEYVRMLVDHGSLRPTGGPGWRLDAHEAPPMPDNVRAVIANRLDLLDPADRAVLQAAAVVGMQFWPGAVATAVGQPVEEVERTLLRLEQRDLVEERGNSSMAGQLEYAFRHVLVRDVCYQRLPRAERVARHERTADWLERVSAGRQTDLAEVLANHRWAAHEIARTLGLDPAPYAAPAREALLRAARRAYSLHALDAAQELVRRASSLLAAPDPAVELFASELAFFRDADAFLDGGGEERLTALAHVLQDSGRLDGAGRAWTLLGSAALSRADRPACLAYLARAIALYEKLPPSEEAALALLEYARVHMIDYETATAIAAAETAAEAANRLGLTEVRANALITSAVAQYLQGEQEGLRRLQEITQHCREQQLTSLRRAIHNLGFVMQEEGDITGSQKLIDEFTPLEAASGLTLATNFVDGAARAYFAGDWAAMLRAADDHMRLPTIEWDLHWVAQTGWMGVLREDSPPVEDPVEEAVRTARRSGFHKVLRSTLAHAALCRAVQGRTAEAGALLDELAADYGDSRTLAFAEWVFAAAYAAWLLGPDRSRQIRTLLERSPRRTPWVDAAILTCTGTSAAHRAALTVLDGIGAVSDQALSRAALVRALRAEGDADGAAEAMVALTAFSDRNGAPGLLRLASPPSSAT is encoded by the coding sequence ATCGGACCCGTATGCCTCGCCTGTGGACGGGCCGCCGCGCCCGACGACCGATTCTGTGGCGGTTGCGGGGCGAGCCTTCAGACCTCCTGCGTGCACTGCGGGCGGGCGCACCAGTCCGGCGTGCTCTACTGCACCGGCTGCGGGCGGCCGCTGACCGACGCGCAGCCGGTCGTGCAGGAGGAGCGACGCCGGATCAGCGTGCTGTTCATCGACCTGGTCGGGTTCACGCCGTACACCGAGCGGATCGACCCGGAACAGGTCCGGATCATGCAGAACGACTACTTCAGCTCCGTGCGGCGGATCGTCCGGCAGTACGGCGGCGTGGTGGAGAAGTACATCGGCGACGCGGTCATGGTGCTGTTCGGCGCGCCGGTCGCCACCGAGGCCGACCCGCTGCGCAGCGTGCGCGCCGGGCTGGAGCTGCAGCGCGTGCTGCCGAAACAGGGCCGCGCCCAGCAGGCCGGCCTGCGCTTCCGGGTCGGCATCACCACCGGCGAGGCGCTGGTCAACCTGACCGCCGCGCACGACGGCGGCCAGGCGATCGTGGCCGGTGACCTGGTCAACACCGCGTCCCGGCTACAGGCCGCCGCGCCGGTCGACGGCGTGCTCACCGACGACGAGACCTACCAGGCCACCAAGAACGAGATCGAGTACGTGTCGCAGCCGACCACCACGCTGCGCGGCCGCTCCCGGCCGAGTGACGTGTGGCTGGCCGTGGCGCCGCGCCCGCCCCGCCCGGCCGGTGCGGAACGCGAGCAGACCCCGATGGTCGACCGAGAGCACGAGCTGGCGCTGCTGGTCAACGCGCTGCGGCGGACCGTGAGCAGCCGTACCCCGCAGCTGGTGACGATTTTCGGCTCGGCCGGGATCGGAAAGTCCCGGCTGCTGCGCGAACTGGCCCGGCACGCCGGGCGGATCACCGGCGAGCAGGTGTGCTGGCGGGTCGGTCAGTGCCGGCCGTTCGGCGAGAACGTCACGTACGCCGCGCTCGCCGACATCGTCAAGGCGCAGGCCGGCATCCTGGACACCGACGACGAGGCGACCGCGCGGCGGCGGCTCGGCGACGCGCTGGCCGGCCTGACCAGCACGGAGGACGCGCAGCGGCTCGCCGACGCACTCGGCCCGCTGCTCGGCCTGCCCGGCACCCGGCTCACGCCCGGCGAGTCCGAGTCCGCGTGGCGGCGGTTCATCGTCCGGTTCAGCTCCGGGCAGGCGACCGTGCTGGTCTTCGAGGACCTGCACTGGGCGGACGCGCCGATGCTCCGGTTCATCGAGTCGCTCGGCGCGGCCACCCGGCGCATCCCGCTGCTGATCGTCTGCACCGCCCGTCCCGAGCTGCGCGAACGGTACCCGCAATGGACCAGCGCGATGACCGGCACCACGTCGATCTCGCTGCCGCCGATGCGGGAGAGCGACATCAGCACGATGTACTCGCTGATGTTCGGCAAGGCCGCGTTCACGCCCGACCTGCTCGCGCCGCTGGTCGAGCTGGCCGACGGCAACCCGCTCTACGCACACGAGTACGTGCGGATGCTGGTCGACCACGGCAGCCTCCGGCCGACCGGCGGCCCCGGCTGGCGGCTCGACGCGCACGAGGCACCGCCGATGCCGGACAACGTGCGCGCCGTCATCGCGAACCGGCTCGACCTCCTCGACCCCGCGGACCGGGCCGTGCTCCAGGCCGCGGCCGTGGTCGGCATGCAGTTCTGGCCCGGCGCGGTCGCCACCGCGGTCGGCCAGCCGGTCGAGGAGGTCGAGCGCACGCTGCTCCGGCTCGAACAGCGCGACCTGGTCGAGGAGCGCGGCAACTCGAGCATGGCCGGGCAGCTGGAGTACGCGTTCCGGCACGTGCTGGTCCGCGACGTCTGCTACCAGCGGCTGCCCCGCGCCGAACGGGTCGCCCGGCACGAGCGCACCGCGGACTGGCTGGAACGCGTCTCGGCCGGCCGGCAGACCGACCTGGCCGAGGTGCTGGCCAACCACCGGTGGGCCGCGCACGAGATCGCCCGCACGCTCGGGCTCGACCCGGCGCCGTACGCCGCACCCGCGCGGGAGGCGCTGCTGCGGGCCGCGCGCCGGGCGTACTCACTGCACGCGCTGGACGCCGCGCAGGAACTGGTCCGGCGTGCCAGCTCGCTGCTGGCCGCGCCGGACCCGGCCGTCGAGCTGTTCGCGTCCGAGCTCGCGTTCTTCCGCGACGCGGACGCGTTCCTGGACGGCGGGGGCGAAGAACGGCTCACCGCCCTCGCACACGTGCTGCAGGACTCCGGCCGGCTGGACGGCGCCGGACGCGCCTGGACGCTGCTCGGCAGCGCCGCGCTGTCCCGCGCCGACCGGCCCGCCTGCCTGGCGTACCTCGCCCGGGCGATCGCGCTGTACGAGAAGCTGCCGCCGAGCGAGGAGGCCGCGCTCGCGCTGCTCGAGTACGCCCGCGTTCACATGATCGACTACGAGACCGCGACCGCGATCGCCGCGGCCGAGACCGCGGCGGAGGCGGCGAACCGGCTCGGGCTGACCGAGGTCCGGGCCAACGCGCTGATCACCTCCGCCGTGGCGCAGTACCTGCAGGGCGAGCAGGAGGGCCTGCGCCGGCTCCAGGAGATCACCCAGCACTGCCGTGAACAGCAGCTGACCAGCCTCCGGCGGGCGATCCACAACCTGGGCTTCGTCATGCAGGAGGAGGGCGACATCACCGGCTCGCAGAAGCTGATCGACGAGTTCACGCCGCTCGAGGCGGCCAGCGGGCTCACGCTCGCCACGAACTTCGTCGACGGCGCGGCCCGGGCGTACTTCGCCGGCGACTGGGCCGCGATGCTGCGCGCCGCGGACGACCACATGCGGCTGCCGACGATCGAGTGGGACCTGCACTGGGTCGCCCAGACCGGGTGGATGGGCGTGCTCCGCGAGGACTCCCCGCCGGTCGAGGACCCGGTGGAGGAGGCGGTCCGCACCGCGCGGCGCAGTGGCTTCCACAAGGTGCTGCGCTCCACGCTGGCGCACGCGGCGCTGTGCCGGGCCGTCCAGGGCCGCACGGCGGAGGCCGGCGCACTGCTGGACGAGCTGGCGGCGGACTACGGTGACTCGCGGACGCTGGCGTTCGCCGAGTGGGTGTTCGCGGCGGCGTACGCGGCGTGGCTGCTCGGCCCGGACCGTTCCCGGCAGATCCGCACACTGCTGGAACGCTCACCACGCCGGACCCCGTGGGTGGACGCCGCCATCCTGACCTGCACCGGCACGTCCGCGGCCCACCGGGCGGCACTGACCGTCCTCGACGGCATCGGCGCGGTCAGCGACCAGGCCCTGTCCCGGGCCGCCCTGGTCCGCGCGCTCCGGGCGGAGGGCGACGCGGACGGGGCCGCGGAGGCAATGGTCGCATTGACCGCTTTCAGCGATCGCAACGGCGCCCCCGGCCTGCTGCGGCTCGCCTCACCACCGTCCTCCGCCACGTGA
- a CDS encoding lysophospholipid acyltransferase family protein, with translation MLYWLLKWVFLGPLLRVVFRPRVQGLANVPATGPVILASNHLSFSDSIFMPLIMRRKVTFVAKAEYFTGKGIKGWFMKAFFAGTGTIPVDRSGGRAARAALDTQLRVLRAGNIAGIYPEGTRSPDGRLYRGKTGVARLALESGAPVIPIAMLNTDDIQPTGKLMWKVRRVRINVGEPLEFSRYAGMAGDRYVERAITDQIMYRIMELSGREYVDVYASKLKTTPEPAAPEIKA, from the coding sequence GTGCTCTACTGGCTGCTCAAATGGGTCTTCCTCGGCCCGCTGCTGCGCGTCGTGTTCCGCCCGCGCGTCCAGGGACTGGCCAACGTGCCCGCCACCGGCCCGGTCATCCTGGCGAGCAATCACCTGTCCTTCTCCGACTCGATCTTCATGCCACTGATCATGCGCCGGAAAGTGACGTTCGTCGCCAAGGCGGAATACTTCACCGGCAAGGGCATCAAGGGCTGGTTCATGAAGGCCTTCTTCGCCGGCACCGGCACCATCCCGGTCGACCGCTCCGGCGGCCGCGCCGCGCGTGCCGCGCTCGACACCCAGCTGCGCGTGCTCCGGGCCGGCAACATCGCCGGCATCTACCCGGAGGGCACGCGCTCCCCGGACGGCCGCCTCTACCGCGGCAAGACCGGCGTGGCCCGGCTGGCCCTGGAGAGCGGCGCACCGGTCATCCCGATCGCCATGCTGAACACGGACGACATCCAGCCGACCGGCAAACTGATGTGGAAGGTCCGCCGGGTAAGGATCAACGTGGGCGAGCCGCTGGAGTTCTCCCGCTACGCCGGGATGGCCGGGGACCGGTACGTCGAGCGCGCCATCACCGACCAGATCATGTACCGGATCATGGAACTGAGCGGCCGCGAATACGTCGACGTGTACGCCTCCAAACTGAAGACCACCCCCGAGCCCGCGGCGCCGGAGATCAAAGCCTGA
- a CDS encoding endonuclease/exonuclease/phosphatase family protein, with product MTEGALRVLTYNVHGQRDDRAALAEVVRAVAADVVIVQEGPRRFGWRNRTANLARAFGAVLAVGGLPSLGNLILTDMRVHVHRTWVTRFPLVPGRHMRGAAFAECSVGRRRFTVAGTHLSLDAAERASQAELLRAALAAVETPVVIGADVNETSGGAAWRTLADGLTDAAVAADATDRCTFPLHGPTGRIDGIFTDPRIEVARYDVVDTPLTRRASDHFPVIADLIIPE from the coding sequence ATGACGGAGGGCGCACTGCGCGTGCTCACCTACAACGTGCACGGGCAGCGGGACGACCGGGCCGCGCTGGCCGAGGTGGTCCGGGCCGTCGCCGCGGACGTGGTGATCGTGCAGGAGGGCCCGCGCCGGTTCGGCTGGCGGAACAGGACCGCGAACCTGGCCCGCGCGTTCGGCGCGGTGCTGGCCGTCGGCGGTCTGCCGTCGCTGGGCAACCTGATCCTGACCGACATGCGCGTCCACGTGCACCGCACCTGGGTGACACGGTTCCCACTGGTGCCCGGCCGGCACATGCGCGGCGCCGCGTTCGCGGAGTGCTCGGTGGGCCGGCGGCGGTTCACGGTGGCCGGCACCCACCTGTCGCTGGACGCGGCGGAGCGGGCCAGTCAGGCCGAGCTGCTGCGCGCGGCGCTGGCCGCGGTGGAGACGCCGGTCGTCATCGGTGCGGACGTGAACGAGACGTCCGGCGGCGCGGCCTGGCGCACGCTGGCGGACGGCCTGACCGACGCGGCGGTGGCGGCGGACGCGACGGACCGCTGCACGTTCCCGTTGCACGGCCCGACCGGCCGGATCGACGGGATCTTCACCGATCCGCGGATCGAGGTGGCCCGCTACGACGTGGTGGACACGCCGCTCACCCGGCGCGCGAGCGACCACTTCCCGGTGATCGCGGACCTGATCATCCCAGAGTGA
- a CDS encoding DUF308 domain-containing protein, producing the protein MSAGGARRGRRDNGLHVAEYAVAGDVDPRVGEHLLDVLAAGGIAAYLQPSADLDPVTRTTNLPSRPTDRLFVDRAHLDLAREYLAKLSAEAGGESITPEEPVRKKEPDVDAEWARIVAGFDTAVDPASTPWPESENVTDKPQEHNRRKTDKVNGHDPMAPPPEKRRGLASATEFSGVTVPREEPSLLDGLDTFGADLPVDDDERYVPPPPPPMPRISTPALLGVLGIFAGFVLFVFPGVLPIQRNYAMLIGFGAIIAGFVTLVWRLRTGDDDDAPGDGAVV; encoded by the coding sequence ATGTCAGCGGGTGGTGCCCGTCGCGGGCGGCGGGACAACGGACTGCACGTGGCGGAGTACGCCGTCGCGGGCGACGTCGACCCTCGGGTCGGTGAGCACCTGCTGGACGTACTCGCCGCCGGTGGCATCGCCGCCTACCTGCAGCCCTCCGCGGATCTTGATCCGGTGACGCGGACCACGAACCTGCCGTCCCGGCCGACGGACCGGCTGTTCGTGGACCGGGCTCACCTGGACCTCGCGCGGGAGTACCTGGCGAAGCTGTCCGCGGAGGCGGGCGGCGAGTCGATCACGCCGGAGGAGCCGGTCCGGAAGAAGGAGCCGGACGTCGACGCGGAGTGGGCGCGGATCGTGGCCGGCTTCGACACCGCGGTGGATCCGGCGTCGACCCCGTGGCCGGAGTCGGAGAACGTCACCGACAAGCCGCAGGAGCACAACCGCCGCAAGACGGACAAGGTGAACGGGCACGACCCGATGGCGCCGCCGCCGGAGAAGCGGCGCGGGCTGGCCTCGGCGACCGAGTTCAGCGGCGTGACCGTGCCGCGGGAGGAACCGTCGCTGCTGGACGGCCTGGACACGTTCGGCGCGGACCTGCCGGTCGACGACGACGAGCGGTACGTGCCGCCGCCCCCACCGCCGATGCCGCGCATCTCGACGCCGGCACTGCTCGGCGTACTGGGGATCTTCGCCGGTTTCGTGCTGTTCGTCTTCCCGGGCGTGCTGCCGATCCAGCGGAACTACGCGATGCTGATCGGCTTCGGCGCGATCATCGCTGGCTTCGTGACGCTGGTCTGGCGGCTGCGGACCGGCGACGACGATGACGCGCCGGGAGACGGCGCCGTCGTCTGA
- a CDS encoding SRPBCC family protein encodes MADSSTQSIVIAAPAERVAEVVSDFGSYPEWADAFKQVEVLEEYEDGYASQVRFVIDAGVLADEYTLQYEYADDLSRIEWHLVAPSKMQKAQRGSYDITPNADGGTTVTYTLEVDLSITTIGMIRRKAEKRIMDTALKELKRRVESLPAG; translated from the coding sequence ATGGCGGACTCCTCCACCCAGTCGATCGTTATCGCCGCGCCGGCCGAGCGTGTGGCCGAGGTCGTCTCCGACTTCGGCAGCTACCCCGAGTGGGCCGACGCGTTCAAGCAGGTCGAGGTCCTCGAGGAGTACGAGGACGGATATGCCAGCCAGGTCCGGTTCGTCATCGACGCGGGCGTGCTGGCCGACGAGTACACCCTGCAGTACGAGTACGCCGACGACCTGTCCCGCATCGAGTGGCACCTGGTCGCACCGTCGAAGATGCAGAAGGCACAGCGCGGCTCCTACGACATCACGCCGAACGCGGACGGCGGCACCACCGTGACGTACACGCTGGAGGTGGATCTGTCGATCACCACGATCGGCATGATCCGGCGCAAGGCGGAGAAGCGCATCATGGATACGGCGCTCAAGGAGCTCAAGCGGCGGGTGGAGAGCCTGCCGGCCGGCTGA
- a CDS encoding alpha/beta hydrolase: MRIDRSADWADPIPPVRREVLSATPETDEGRPPLLFVPGYGHGAWLFAEHWLEHAAGRGFGAHALSLRGHGRSGDAPGAGLRAYAHDVVQVAASLPRQAVLIGHGAGALVVAHALARYAARAAVLVAPVLGGWGTLGEALRRNPGGTIPALAGARLRVSRRQLFGRELPDATAREYASRVRFTSRRAQYQLITHRAPEPPAGAPPVLVIGSQHDGIVSPAALNRAAQRFGGAPLLFPGMGHDLMLDTRWREPIDAILDWLEKN; this comes from the coding sequence GTGAGGATCGACCGCTCGGCGGACTGGGCGGACCCGATCCCGCCGGTACGGCGCGAGGTGCTCAGCGCCACGCCGGAGACCGACGAGGGCCGCCCGCCGCTGCTCTTCGTGCCCGGCTACGGCCACGGCGCCTGGCTCTTCGCCGAGCACTGGCTGGAGCACGCGGCCGGTCGCGGCTTCGGCGCGCACGCGCTCAGCCTGCGCGGGCACGGCCGGTCCGGCGACGCGCCCGGTGCCGGGCTGCGCGCCTACGCCCACGACGTGGTGCAGGTCGCGGCGTCGCTGCCGCGCCAGGCCGTGCTGATCGGGCACGGCGCCGGTGCGCTGGTCGTCGCGCACGCGCTGGCCCGCTACGCCGCGCGGGCCGCGGTGCTGGTCGCGCCGGTGCTCGGCGGCTGGGGCACGCTGGGCGAGGCGCTGCGCCGCAATCCGGGCGGCACGATCCCGGCGCTGGCCGGTGCCCGGCTGCGGGTCAGCCGCCGCCAGCTGTTCGGCCGGGAGCTGCCGGACGCCACCGCGCGGGAGTACGCCTCCCGGGTGCGCTTCACCAGCCGCCGCGCGCAGTACCAGCTGATCACGCACCGAGCGCCGGAACCACCGGCCGGTGCGCCGCCGGTGCTGGTGATCGGCAGTCAGCACGACGGGATCGTCTCCCCGGCCGCGCTGAACCGCGCCGCCCAGCGTTTCGGCGGCGCACCGCTGCTCTTCCCCGGCATGGGCCACGACCTGATGCTGGACACCCGCTGGCGCGAGCCGATCGACGCGATCCTGGACTGGCTGGAGAAGAACTAG
- a CDS encoding ROK family glucokinase: MTLTIGVDIGGTKVAGGVVDPHGEVLAQTRRDTPADDVAKTRDVIIDVVRELAAGHAITAVGIGAAGFVDAGRSTVLFAPNLAWRDEPLQKYISDATGLPVVVENDANVAAWAEFRFGAARHADASMVMFTVGTGIGGGLVTGGRLVRGTHGIAAELGHMTAVPDGHPCGCGRLGCIEQYASGTALVRFARSGARQDPHRAEALLALAGGDADRITGPMVTRAAQAGDPVAGEAFGQIGYWLGTVMTDLVQMLDPQVLVVGGGVADAGDLLMAPVRKAYAESLGQRGRFPVAELRPAEMGNTAGVIGAADLARLAE; this comes from the coding sequence GTGACGCTGACCATCGGAGTCGACATCGGCGGCACGAAGGTGGCCGGTGGGGTCGTCGATCCCCACGGCGAGGTGCTGGCCCAGACGCGCCGGGACACGCCGGCGGACGACGTCGCCAAGACCCGCGACGTGATCATCGACGTGGTGCGCGAGCTGGCCGCCGGTCACGCGATCACCGCGGTCGGGATCGGTGCGGCCGGATTCGTGGACGCGGGCCGCTCGACCGTGCTGTTCGCGCCGAACCTGGCCTGGCGGGACGAGCCGCTGCAGAAGTACATCTCGGACGCGACCGGCCTTCCCGTGGTGGTGGAGAACGACGCGAACGTGGCGGCCTGGGCCGAGTTCCGGTTCGGCGCGGCCCGGCACGCGGACGCCTCGATGGTGATGTTCACGGTCGGCACCGGCATCGGCGGAGGCCTGGTCACCGGCGGCCGGCTGGTCCGCGGCACCCACGGCATCGCGGCCGAGCTGGGCCACATGACCGCGGTCCCGGACGGCCACCCGTGCGGCTGCGGCCGGCTCGGCTGCATCGAGCAGTACGCGAGCGGCACCGCGCTGGTCCGGTTCGCCCGGTCCGGCGCGCGGCAGGACCCGCACCGCGCGGAGGCGCTGCTCGCGCTGGCGGGTGGCGACGCCGACCGGATCACCGGCCCGATGGTCACCCGGGCCGCGCAGGCCGGTGACCCGGTCGCCGGTGAGGCGTTCGGCCAGATCGGCTACTGGCTCGGGACCGTGATGACCGACCTGGTGCAGATGCTGGACCCGCAGGTGCTGGTGGTCGGCGGCGGCGTGGCCGACGCCGGTGACCTGCTGATGGCACCGGTCCGCAAGGCGTACGCGGAGTCGCTCGGCCAGCGCGGCCGCTTCCCGGTCGCGGAGCTGCGCCCGGCCGAGATGGGCAACACCGCCGGTGTGATCGGCGCCGCGGACCTCGCCCGCCTGGCCGAGTAG